A genome region from Candidatus Margulisiibacteriota bacterium includes the following:
- a CDS encoding GDP-mannose 4,6-dehydratase: MQKIFITGGAGFIGSHLAEVYINEGHSVVALDDLSTGREENVAPLTASGRFKLVKGSVLDSGIVDELVRDCAICYHLAAAVGVYTIVEKPLNSLMTNLKGTEVILAAADKYQKKILIASTSEVYGKSNKFPFSEADDTVLGATDKSRWSYAYAKAVDEFMALAYHQEKKLPVVVVRFFNTVGPRQTGRYGMVIPNFVRQALLNEDITIFGDGHQSRCFTYVGDAVDAIKRLAGTPRAIGQVINVGNNSLEISIEDLAKKIIELTGSKSKLTYVPYAKAYPLGFEDMERRVPDLFKIKELIGFQPKVQLDEILELVIADKKKKLGDLYKY; encoded by the coding sequence ATGCAGAAAATTTTTATTACCGGCGGCGCCGGTTTTATCGGCTCACATCTGGCGGAAGTTTATATTAACGAAGGGCACAGCGTGGTGGCTCTCGATGATCTTTCCACCGGACGGGAAGAAAATGTCGCGCCGCTGACGGCCTCCGGCCGGTTTAAGCTGGTCAAAGGCTCGGTGCTGGATTCCGGAATTGTTGATGAGCTGGTGCGGGACTGCGCGATTTGTTATCATCTGGCCGCGGCGGTGGGCGTTTACACGATCGTGGAAAAGCCGCTCAATTCGCTGATGACCAATCTCAAGGGTACGGAAGTCATTTTGGCGGCGGCGGACAAATATCAGAAAAAAATTCTCATTGCTTCGACCTCAGAGGTTTACGGCAAGAGCAATAAATTTCCTTTTAGCGAGGCGGACGACACGGTGCTGGGCGCGACAGACAAATCTCGCTGGTCTTACGCTTACGCTAAAGCGGTCGATGAATTTATGGCGCTGGCTTATCATCAGGAGAAAAAACTGCCGGTGGTCGTGGTCAGGTTTTTTAATACAGTGGGGCCGCGGCAGACTGGACGCTATGGCATGGTGATCCCCAATTTTGTGCGGCAGGCGCTGCTCAATGAGGACATCACGATTTTCGGCGATGGTCATCAGTCGCGCTGTTTTACTTATGTCGGCGACGCGGTTGACGCTATTAAACGTCTGGCCGGGACGCCCCGCGCGATCGGGCAGGTCATCAATGTTGGCAACAACAGCCTGGAAATTTCGATCGAGGATTTGGCCAAAAAAATTATTGAATTGACCGGCAGTAAATCTAAATTGACTTATGTTCCCTATGCTAAGGCTTATCCGCTGGGCTTTGAAGATATGGAACGCCGCGTGCCGGATCTTTTTAAAATAAAAGAACTGATCGGTTTTCAGCCGAAAGTGCAGTTAGACGAAATACTAGAGTTAGTTATTGCGGATAAGAAAAAGAAATTAGGCGATCTGTACAAGTACTAA